From one Gemmobacter sp. genomic stretch:
- a CDS encoding MupA/Atu3671 family FMN-dependent luciferase-like monooxygenase, protein MTLSALFVGNESLLVQCAEIWRSRGHSIAAIVTRNPDVRRWAEGVGLRVEQQAPGHADRLAGVSYDWLFSVANLNLVPDALLAQAGRGAINFHDGPLPRHAGLNAPVWAILEAEAQHGITWHLIEGGIDEGDILEQRLFPIGPGETALTLNTKCFEAAIESFGPLVAQLEGGAPRRQVQDLSQRSYHARDDRPRAAARLDFSQGAPRVMALVQALDHGSYANPLALPKIDAKGRIVTVFAAEPAEGQGAPGQVLAVDQAGLTVACGQGAVTLRGLRDLSGKVCPMTLAQVGDVLATPKAAEAARIDAAIAAVTPAEGAIRKALRNLIPAEVPMAGAPGTPDWQVLPLADPTPQAIALWACRLTAREAVDIAVHDPRLPQAPGYITAWAPLRLTAAGAGPLPRAAGFAADLPLRDPAIGAVTMPQIVQAIAGDSPAMGSVITLTATGFHFDAARLNPVFARLLHARLEALDQAQKAGQSLASVPTMPAAEQDLVLNAWNATATDYTPLTMHAAFEAQVARTPDAIALVHEGTSLTYARLNAAANRVAHVLREMGVGPGTLVGLCARRSPHLVIGALGILKAGGAYVPMDPAYPADRIALYAEDSGAPVIVTETALSASLPQGTAHLLLDRDPRIDMASTANADGGAGPQDMAYMIYTSGSTGRPKGVMIEHRNVANFFAGMDDRIGIDPGTWLAVTSLSFDISVLELFWTLSRGFKLVLMGDADRALVSNGPAVSDKGMQFSLYYWGNDDGAGPAKYELLLEGARFADTHGFCAVWTPERHFHAFGGPYPNPAVTGAAVAAVTRNIGVRAGSCVAPLHHPARIAEDWAVIDNLTNGRAGLAMASGWQPDDFVLRPENTPPNNRQALFDGIDQVRRLWRGEKVEFPTASGTPFAVLTQPRPVSRELPIWVTTAGNPATWREAGEIGAHVLTHLLGQSIDEVAEKIGIYHDALRRAGHDPADFTVTLMLHTFVARDRETARRIAREPMKDYLRSAAGLIKQYAWAFPAFKKPQGVTNPMDIDLRDLSGDELEAILDFAFLRYFDESGLFGTVEDCLARVEGLKRIGVTEVACLIDYGIAKDTVLEGLFPLAEVVKRANAGAAVADSDFSIAGQIVRHGATHLQCTPSMARMIAMNDEARVVLSRIQTMMIGGEALPGGLVADLNKATRARILNMYGPTETTIWSTTETAGAAESVVNIGTPIANTQVYVLDDGQQPCAVGVPGELWIGGDGVARGYWQRPDLTAERFVPNPFHGGRMYRTGDLVRWRADGRLDFLGRADHQVKLRGYRIELGEIEAVAETFAGVRQAVVMAREDSPGDLRLVAYVTGDSWLVADGLRAHIAARLPEHMVPAHVVKLGEFPLTPNRKVDRKALPAPTATASQPQAFEAPQDGVQATIAAVWQRVLNVPSVGARDNFFALGGHSLLAVQAHREIRAALGTAKLSITDIFRFPTLAALAAHLDDGPGPQTPANDDGPGHADRAAQRSDAMSARRALRARRGG, encoded by the coding sequence ATGACCCTTTCCGCCCTGTTCGTCGGCAATGAATCCCTGCTGGTGCAATGCGCCGAGATCTGGCGCAGCCGCGGCCATTCCATTGCGGCCATCGTCACCCGCAACCCTGATGTGCGCCGCTGGGCCGAAGGCGTGGGGCTGCGGGTTGAACAGCAGGCGCCCGGCCATGCCGACCGGCTGGCGGGGGTTTCGTATGACTGGCTGTTTTCGGTCGCGAACCTCAATCTGGTGCCCGATGCGCTGCTGGCGCAGGCGGGGCGCGGGGCGATCAACTTTCACGATGGCCCGCTGCCGCGCCATGCCGGGCTGAACGCCCCGGTCTGGGCCATTCTGGAAGCCGAGGCGCAGCACGGCATCACCTGGCACCTGATCGAAGGCGGGATCGACGAAGGCGACATTCTGGAACAGCGGCTGTTCCCGATCGGTCCGGGCGAAACCGCGCTGACGCTGAATACAAAATGCTTCGAGGCGGCGATCGAAAGTTTCGGCCCCCTGGTGGCCCAGCTGGAGGGCGGGGCGCCGCGCCGGCAGGTGCAGGATCTGTCGCAGCGCAGCTATCACGCCCGCGACGACCGCCCCCGTGCCGCTGCCCGGCTGGATTTCAGCCAAGGCGCCCCGCGCGTGATGGCGCTGGTGCAGGCGCTGGACCATGGCAGCTATGCCAACCCGCTTGCCCTGCCCAAGATCGACGCAAAGGGCCGGATAGTGACGGTTTTTGCTGCCGAACCCGCCGAAGGGCAGGGCGCGCCGGGGCAGGTTCTGGCGGTGGATCAGGCCGGGCTGACGGTGGCCTGCGGGCAAGGCGCGGTCACGTTGCGCGGGTTGCGCGACCTGTCGGGCAAGGTCTGTCCGATGACGCTGGCGCAGGTGGGCGATGTGCTGGCCACCCCCAAGGCGGCCGAGGCTGCGCGGATCGACGCCGCGATTGCCGCCGTGACCCCGGCCGAGGGCGCCATCCGCAAGGCGTTGCGCAACCTGATCCCGGCCGAGGTGCCGATGGCCGGTGCCCCGGGCACCCCCGACTGGCAGGTGCTGCCCCTGGCCGACCCGACGCCCCAGGCGATTGCGCTCTGGGCCTGCCGGCTGACCGCGCGCGAGGCGGTGGATATTGCCGTTCACGACCCGCGCCTGCCGCAGGCGCCGGGCTATATCACCGCCTGGGCCCCCCTGCGCCTGACCGCCGCCGGCGCCGGGCCACTGCCCCGGGCCGCCGGCTTTGCCGCCGACCTGCCGCTGCGCGACCCGGCCATCGGCGCCGTGACCATGCCGCAGATCGTGCAGGCCATCGCGGGGGACAGCCCCGCCATGGGATCGGTCATCACGCTGACCGCAACCGGCTTTCACTTTGATGCCGCCCGGCTGAACCCGGTCTTTGCCCGCCTGCTGCACGCCCGGCTGGAGGCGCTGGATCAGGCGCAAAAGGCCGGACAGAGCCTTGCCAGCGTTCCCACCATGCCGGCAGCAGAACAGGATCTGGTCCTGAACGCTTGGAATGCCACCGCCACCGATTACACCCCGCTGACGATGCATGCCGCGTTCGAGGCGCAGGTTGCGCGCACCCCCGACGCCATCGCGCTGGTGCATGAGGGAACCAGCCTGACCTATGCCCGGCTGAACGCCGCCGCCAACCGCGTGGCCCATGTGCTGCGCGAGATGGGCGTGGGTCCGGGCACGCTGGTGGGCCTGTGTGCCCGCCGCAGCCCGCATCTGGTGATCGGGGCGCTGGGGATCCTGAAGGCGGGCGGCGCCTATGTGCCGATGGATCCGGCCTACCCTGCGGACCGTATCGCCCTCTATGCCGAAGATTCGGGCGCCCCGGTGATCGTGACCGAAACCGCGCTGTCGGCCAGCCTGCCGCAGGGCACCGCGCACCTGCTGCTGGACCGCGACCCGCGGATCGACATGGCCAGCACCGCGAACGCCGATGGCGGGGCCGGGCCGCAGGACATGGCCTATATGATCTATACCTCTGGCTCGACCGGCCGGCCCAAGGGGGTGATGATCGAGCATCGGAACGTCGCGAACTTCTTTGCCGGCATGGATGACCGTATCGGCATCGATCCGGGAACATGGCTGGCCGTCACCTCGCTGTCCTTCGACATTTCGGTGCTGGAACTGTTCTGGACCCTGTCGCGCGGCTTCAAGCTGGTGCTGATGGGCGATGCCGACCGCGCGCTGGTGTCGAACGGCCCCGCCGTCAGCGACAAGGGGATGCAGTTCAGCCTGTATTACTGGGGCAACGATGATGGCGCAGGCCCTGCCAAATACGAACTGCTGCTGGAGGGGGCGAGGTTCGCCGATACCCACGGCTTCTGCGCGGTATGGACGCCGGAGCGGCATTTCCACGCCTTTGGCGGCCCCTATCCCAATCCTGCGGTGACGGGCGCTGCGGTGGCGGCGGTGACGCGGAACATCGGCGTGCGGGCCGGATCCTGCGTCGCCCCCCTGCACCACCCCGCCCGCATCGCCGAGGATTGGGCGGTGATCGACAATCTGACGAACGGCCGCGCGGGGCTTGCCATGGCCTCGGGCTGGCAGCCGGACGATTTCGTGCTGCGCCCCGAAAACACCCCGCCGAACAACCGTCAGGCGCTGTTCGACGGCATTGATCAGGTGCGCCGCCTGTGGCGCGGCGAAAAGGTGGAATTTCCCACCGCCTCGGGCACGCCCTTTGCCGTGCTGACCCAGCCGCGCCCGGTCTCGCGCGAGCTTCCCATCTGGGTCACCACCGCCGGCAACCCCGCCACCTGGCGCGAAGCCGGAGAGATCGGGGCCCATGTGCTGACCCACCTTCTGGGCCAAAGCATTGACGAGGTTGCGGAAAAGATCGGCATCTATCACGATGCGCTGCGCAGGGCGGGGCACGATCCGGCCGATTTCACCGTTACGCTGATGCTGCACACCTTCGTCGCGCGGGATCGGGAGACCGCCCGCAGGATCGCGCGCGAACCGATGAAGGATTACCTGCGGTCCGCTGCCGGGCTGATCAAGCAATATGCCTGGGCCTTTCCGGCGTTCAAGAAACCGCAGGGCGTGACCAACCCCATGGACATCGACCTGCGCGATCTGTCGGGGGACGAGCTGGAGGCGATCCTGGATTTCGCCTTCCTGCGCTATTTCGACGAGTCTGGCCTGTTCGGCACGGTTGAGGATTGCCTCGCCCGGGTCGAGGGGCTGAAGCGCATCGGCGTGACCGAGGTGGCCTGCCTGATCGACTATGGCATTGCCAAGGATACCGTGCTGGAAGGGCTGTTCCCGCTGGCCGAGGTGGTGAAGCGTGCCAATGCCGGCGCCGCGGTCGCCGACAGCGACTTTTCCATCGCGGGCCAGATCGTCCGCCACGGCGCCACGCATCTGCAATGCACCCCGTCGATGGCCCGCATGATCGCCATGAACGACGAGGCGCGCGTGGTCCTGTCGCGCATCCAGACCATGATGATCGGGGGCGAGGCGCTGCCCGGCGGGCTGGTGGCCGACCTGAACAAGGCGACGCGGGCGCGCATCCTGAACATGTATGGCCCGACGGAAACCACCATCTGGTCCACCACCGAAACGGCCGGCGCGGCGGAATCGGTGGTCAACATCGGCACGCCTATCGCCAATACCCAGGTCTATGTGCTGGACGATGGCCAGCAGCCCTGCGCCGTCGGTGTGCCCGGCGAATTGTGGATCGGCGGCGATGGTGTGGCACGCGGTTACTGGCAGCGCCCGGATCTGACGGCGGAACGCTTCGTGCCGAACCCGTTCCATGGTGGGCGGATGTATCGCACCGGCGATCTGGTGCGCTGGCGGGCCGATGGGCGGCTGGATTTCCTGGGCCGCGCCGACCATCAGGTCAAGCTGCGCGGCTACCGGATCGAACTGGGGGAGATCGAGGCAGTGGCCGAAACCTTTGCCGGTGTCCGCCAGGCCGTCGTCATGGCGCGTGAGGATAGCCCGGGTGACCTGCGCCTTGTGGCCTATGTCACCGGCGACAGCTGGCTGGTGGCCGACGGGTTGCGCGCCCATATCGCGGCGCGGTTGCCCGAACACATGGTGCCGGCGCATGTGGTCAAGCTGGGGGAATTCCCGCTGACCCCCAACCGCAAGGTCGATCGCAAGGCCCTGCCCGCGCCCACCGCAACCGCCAGCCAGCCCCAAGCGTTCGAGGCGCCGCAGGATGGCGTGCAGGCCACCATCGCGGCGGTCTGGCAACGGGTGCTGAACGTGCCGTCGGTGGGCGCGCGCGACAATTTCTTTGCGCTGGGCGGGCATTCGCTGCTGGCCGTGCAGGCGCATCGCGAAATCCGGGCGGCGCTGGGCACGGCGAAACTGTCGATCACCGACATTTTCCGCTTTCCCACGCTGGCGGCGCTGGCGGCGCATCTGGACGATGGCCCCGGTCCGCAGACCCCGGCGAATGACGATGGCCCCGGCCATGCCGACCGCGCCGCCCAGCGGTCCGACGCGATGTCGGCCCGCCGCGCCCTGCGCGCCCGCCGTGGAGGTTGA
- a CDS encoding 4'-phosphopantetheinyl transferase family protein, whose amino-acid sequence MHRADKAAAAAQALFPPGAEVAAVAIGTAPPPWPTEAAAVASAIPARQAEFAAGRAAARAALEALGLPPVALPASRMRAPCWPSGIAGSICHTDGLALAVLAPTRQCLSLGLDAEPDEPFPEDLVDSVTLPAERRWIAAQPDPSRAARLIFVAKEAAYKCQFPASHTLIGFDAIRIDPRPQGRLTATFMRPVAPFNPGDRLSGRHGRGGGLVLAGFTRAVTRTADGPFAP is encoded by the coding sequence ATGCACAGAGCTGACAAGGCCGCCGCCGCCGCCCAGGCGCTGTTTCCCCCGGGGGCCGAGGTTGCGGCGGTGGCCATCGGCACCGCCCCGCCCCCCTGGCCGACCGAGGCGGCCGCGGTCGCCAGCGCCATTCCGGCCCGTCAGGCCGAATTTGCCGCCGGCCGCGCCGCCGCCCGCGCCGCGCTGGAGGCGTTGGGCCTGCCGCCGGTTGCCCTGCCCGCCTCGCGCATGCGGGCGCCGTGCTGGCCGTCGGGGATCGCCGGGTCCATCTGCCATACCGACGGGCTGGCGCTGGCGGTGCTGGCGCCCACCCGGCAATGCCTGTCGCTGGGGCTGGATGCCGAGCCCGACGAGCCCTTTCCCGAAGATCTGGTCGACAGCGTGACGCTGCCGGCCGAACGCCGCTGGATCGCGGCGCAGCCCGACCCGAGCCGCGCTGCGCGGCTGATCTTTGTGGCCAAGGAAGCGGCCTACAAATGCCAGTTCCCGGCCAGCCATACCCTGATCGGCTTTGACGCCATCCGCATCGACCCGCGCCCCCAGGGCCGGCTGACTGCCACCTTCATGCGCCCCGTCGCGCCCTTCAACCCCGGTGACCGGCTGAGCGGCCGGCATGGCCGGGGCGGGGGACTGGTGCTGGCCGGGTTCACCCGCGCGGTGACAAGGACAGCAGATGGTCCATTCGCGCCTTGA
- a CDS encoding glycosyltransferase, with protein MTGLLILATAPVLEHAGMLRLDVKFVEGMRAHCAHWPGPVRCILRRGADGIPFGASYQPADLGFELRILDPGQPVGPEDMAGIATIFAAADDADTLALVPLARDHGASLVYSLEYTLDTRLRIVWLDQGRSLPRKLWSMLWNLRQEYRRRRALRSADGVQANGYPALDAYAGLNRNTMMYIDGRMTPALMATPDEMAARTARLMSGAPLRLIHSGRLEPMKGAQDLLPVMAELRRIGVAATLDIYGAGRLRDSIAGGLADFDGQVRLHDPVDFESALVPASRTGADIFLSCHRQSDPSCTYIEAMGCGLAVAGYDNRMWARLAADSGAGLVAPMGNATALAARIAAWDKDRKALASACRIGLQFAADHDFPGEFKARMDHLLSLSPRG; from the coding sequence GTGACCGGATTGCTGATCTTGGCCACCGCTCCGGTGCTGGAACACGCCGGAATGCTGCGGCTGGACGTGAAATTCGTCGAGGGCATGCGTGCCCATTGTGCGCATTGGCCCGGCCCGGTGCGCTGCATCCTGCGCCGTGGCGCCGATGGCATTCCGTTCGGTGCCAGCTACCAGCCTGCGGATCTGGGGTTCGAGCTGCGGATTCTCGATCCGGGCCAGCCGGTCGGCCCCGAAGACATGGCAGGCATCGCCACCATTTTCGCGGCCGCCGATGATGCCGATACACTGGCGCTGGTGCCCCTGGCCCGGGACCATGGCGCCAGTCTGGTCTATTCGCTGGAATATACGCTGGATACCCGGCTGCGGATCGTCTGGCTGGACCAGGGCCGGTCGCTGCCGCGCAAACTGTGGTCGATGCTGTGGAACCTGCGGCAGGAATACCGCCGCCGCCGCGCCCTGCGGTCGGCCGACGGGGTGCAGGCGAATGGCTATCCGGCGCTGGACGCCTATGCGGGCCTGAACCGCAACACCATGATGTATATCGACGGTCGCATGACCCCGGCCCTGATGGCCACGCCCGACGAAATGGCCGCGCGGACGGCCCGGCTGATGTCTGGTGCCCCGCTGCGGCTGATCCATTCCGGGCGGCTGGAACCCATGAAGGGCGCGCAGGATCTGCTGCCCGTCATGGCAGAGCTGCGCCGGATCGGCGTTGCCGCAACGCTGGATATCTACGGGGCCGGCCGGCTGCGCGACAGCATCGCCGGCGGGCTGGCCGATTTTGACGGGCAGGTCCGGCTGCACGACCCGGTGGATTTCGAAAGCGCCCTTGTGCCGGCCAGCCGCACGGGGGCCGACATCTTTCTGTCGTGCCACCGCCAATCGGACCCGTCCTGCACCTATATCGAGGCGATGGGTTGTGGTCTGGCCGTTGCCGGCTACGACAACCGCATGTGGGCGCGGCTGGCCGCCGACAGCGGGGCCGGGCTGGTGGCGCCCATGGGCAATGCCACCGCCCTTGCCGCCCGGATCGCCGCCTGGGACAAGGACCGCAAGGCCCTGGCCAGTGCCTGCCGGATCGGGCTGCAATTCGCGGCCGACCATGATTTTCCCGGCGAGTTCAAGGCGCGAATGGACCATCTGCTGTCCTTGTCACCGCGCGGGTGA
- a CDS encoding glycosyltransferase: MISVILPASNEQDWIGPCLDALFASDPVGMPAEVIVVANACRDGTVAAARARAGAAQAAGWRLEVLDLPQPGKLNALNTGDAAARGDIRVYLDADVVVSRPLMAQLAAALRDAPGAAYASGTPQIAPARSAVTRAYARFWMQLPFARSAAPGFGLFAVNAAGRARWGAFPDIISDDTYVRLLFAPSERVGLPATYSWPMVEGGRRLVRVRRRQDAGVAEIAARWPDLLANEGKAPLTRAGLVRLALADPPGFAIYAAVSLAVRLGPRSRDWVRGR; the protein is encoded by the coding sequence ATGATTTCGGTGATCCTGCCGGCCAGCAACGAACAGGACTGGATCGGGCCCTGTCTGGATGCGCTGTTCGCCTCGGACCCGGTGGGGATGCCGGCCGAGGTGATCGTGGTGGCCAATGCCTGCCGCGATGGCACGGTGGCGGCGGCCCGGGCGCGGGCCGGCGCCGCGCAGGCGGCCGGCTGGCGGCTGGAGGTGCTGGACCTGCCGCAACCGGGCAAGCTGAATGCGCTGAACACCGGCGATGCGGCGGCACGCGGCGATATCCGGGTGTATCTGGATGCCGATGTGGTGGTCAGCCGGCCGCTGATGGCGCAGCTGGCAGCGGCGCTGCGCGATGCGCCGGGGGCGGCCTATGCCAGCGGCACGCCGCAGATTGCCCCGGCGCGCAGCGCGGTGACCCGCGCCTATGCCCGGTTCTGGATGCAGCTGCCCTTTGCCCGGTCGGCCGCGCCGGGGTTCGGCCTGTTTGCGGTGAATGCGGCGGGTCGGGCGCGCTGGGGGGCGTTTCCCGACATCATTTCGGACGATACCTATGTGCGGCTGCTGTTCGCTCCGTCGGAACGGGTCGGCCTGCCGGCGACCTACAGCTGGCCGATGGTCGAAGGCGGGCGGCGCCTTGTGCGGGTGCGGCGGCGGCAGGATGCCGGCGTGGCCGAGATTGCCGCCCGCTGGCCCGATCTGCTGGCGAACGAGGGCAAGGCGCCGCTGACGCGCGCGGGGCTGGTCCGGCTGGCGCTGGCCGATCCGCCGGGGTTTGCCATCTATGCGGCGGTATCGCTGGCGGTGCGGCTGGGCCCGCGCAGCCGGGATTGGGTGCGCGGGCGGTAG
- a CDS encoding crotonase/enoyl-CoA hydratase family protein codes for MPLVLSQTDADGIVTITLNDPDTRNAISGLPMIEALLAALDAADADPKSRVIVLTGGGSAFSSGGNIKAMSPGQGLVDEVPAQTRRNYKTGIQRLPLAFEALELPVIAAVNGPAIGAGCDLTLMCDVRIAGQSAKFAESFVRLGIIPGDGGAWLLPRAVGFAKASEMALTGDLVGADEALRIGLVSRVVEDADLLETARALARRIAANPPHAVRMTKRLLRQAWNSSLPAVLDMSAAMQAVAHHTDDYHAALARMNAGQGRNR; via the coding sequence ATGCCTCTCGTTCTTTCGCAAACCGATGCCGACGGCATCGTCACCATCACCCTGAACGACCCCGACACGCGCAACGCCATTTCCGGCCTGCCGATGATCGAGGCATTGCTGGCCGCGCTGGACGCCGCCGACGCCGACCCGAAATCGCGCGTCATCGTGCTGACCGGCGGCGGCAGCGCGTTTTCCTCGGGCGGCAACATCAAGGCAATGTCGCCCGGCCAGGGGCTGGTGGACGAGGTTCCGGCCCAGACCCGGCGCAACTACAAGACCGGCATCCAGCGCCTGCCGCTGGCGTTCGAGGCGCTGGAACTGCCGGTCATCGCCGCCGTCAACGGCCCGGCCATCGGGGCAGGCTGCGACCTGACGCTGATGTGCGATGTACGCATCGCCGGCCAGTCGGCGAAATTCGCCGAAAGTTTCGTGCGGCTGGGGATCATCCCGGGCGATGGCGGCGCCTGGCTGCTGCCGCGCGCGGTCGGCTTTGCCAAGGCCAGCGAAATGGCCCTGACCGGCGATCTGGTCGGCGCCGACGAGGCGCTGCGCATCGGGCTGGTGTCGCGCGTGGTCGAGGATGCCGACCTGCTGGAAACCGCCCGCGCGCTGGCCCGCCGCATCGCCGCCAACCCGCCCCATGCGGTGCGCATGACGAAACGCCTGCTGCGCCAGGCGTGGAACAGCTCGTTGCCTGCCGTGCTGGACATGTCGGCCGCGATGCAGGCCGTGGCCCATCATACCGATGATTATCACGCCGCCCTTGCCCGAATGAACGCCGGTCAGGGCCGCAACCGCTAA
- a CDS encoding acyl-CoA dehydrogenase family protein, translating to MTALNFPLPDQRTDHAALRAEVRAFLAATLPPDYTSADRARSWSGFDADFSRALGRAGYIGMTWPTEYGGHARSPVERHVVMEELLAAGAPVAAHWIADRQSAPMILRNGTEDQRRTILPRIAAGECYFCIGMSEPDSGSDLASVRMRADRTATGWRLTGTKLWTTYAHLSHYMICFCRTGPAEDRHGGTSQFLVDMSLPGITVRPVLDIAGEHHFNECSFDGVDLPDSALLGRQGDGWAQVMSELSFERSGPERFLSSFALLDDMARLGDAPAAAAIGRLVAHTLVLRHMSQSVAGRLERGEKPDLHAAIVKDLGAVLEQETPERAREVIDPATADAAYEATFARVRQMAPCFSLRGGTREVLRGIIARGLGLR from the coding sequence ATGACCGCCCTGAATTTTCCCCTGCCCGACCAGCGCACCGACCACGCCGCCCTGCGGGCCGAGGTGCGCGCCTTTCTGGCCGCCACCCTGCCGCCCGACTACACCTCTGCCGACCGTGCGCGCAGCTGGTCGGGCTTTGACGCCGATTTCAGCCGCGCCCTGGGCCGCGCCGGCTATATCGGCATGACCTGGCCCACCGAATACGGCGGCCATGCCCGCAGCCCCGTCGAACGGCACGTCGTGATGGAGGAGTTGCTGGCCGCCGGCGCCCCCGTGGCCGCCCACTGGATCGCCGACCGCCAAAGCGCCCCCATGATCCTGCGCAACGGGACCGAGGATCAGCGCCGCACCATCCTGCCCCGGATCGCCGCTGGCGAATGCTATTTCTGCATCGGCATGAGCGAACCCGACAGCGGATCCGACCTTGCCTCGGTCCGCATGCGGGCAGACCGCACCGCCACCGGCTGGCGGCTGACCGGCACGAAACTGTGGACGACCTATGCCCACCTGTCGCACTACATGATCTGCTTTTGCCGCACCGGCCCGGCCGAGGATCGCCACGGCGGCACCAGCCAGTTCCTGGTGGACATGTCGCTGCCCGGCATCACCGTGCGCCCGGTGCTGGATATTGCCGGCGAACATCACTTCAACGAATGCAGCTTTGACGGGGTGGACCTGCCCGACAGCGCCCTGCTGGGCCGCCAGGGCGATGGCTGGGCGCAGGTGATGTCGGAACTGTCGTTCGAACGCAGCGGGCCGGAACGGTTTCTGTCGTCCTTCGCGCTGCTGGACGACATGGCCCGGCTGGGCGATGCGCCCGCCGCGGCGGCCATCGGCCGTCTGGTTGCCCATACGCTGGTGCTGCGGCACATGTCGCAATCGGTGGCTGGCCGGCTGGAGCGCGGCGAAAAGCCCGATCTGCACGCGGCCATCGTCAAGGATCTGGGCGCGGTGCTGGAACAGGAAACCCCTGAACGCGCGCGCGAGGTGATTGACCCCGCGACCGCCGATGCCGCCTATGAGGCGACCTTTGCCCGTGTGCGCCAGATGGCGCCGTGTTTTTCCCTGCGCGGTGGCACGCGCGAGGTGCTGCGCGGTATCATCGCCCGCGGCCTTGGCCTGAGATAG
- a CDS encoding acyl-CoA dehydrogenase family protein, translating to MASDLIAESARRLFAQHSAPPTGWPAALWRAIEEAGFALTLLAEEDGGFGLDPAEAMEPLRMSAAVAAPVPLAETMLANWLLARAGLPLAEGPAAMAFGPARKVPFGRHLALLIICEARGESCQLSTFSVAGGDWQHGCSIAGEPRDDLASLPAPLATATLALPPQLPRAIAAALRAQQIAGALQSVLEMTTRYAGERVQFGRALGKFQAIQQYLATMAAETAAADAAAQMAALALPLADSHPDRLVLLAAAAKIRAGEAAGKVADLAHQIHGAIGFSQEYPLHPLTRRLWTWRDDHGREADWSATLGAALSGRPLWPQITALQSDRF from the coding sequence ATGGCATCGGATCTGATCGCAGAGTCTGCGCGACGGCTGTTCGCGCAGCATTCCGCCCCGCCCACCGGCTGGCCTGCCGCGCTGTGGCGCGCCATCGAGGAGGCGGGCTTTGCCCTGACCCTGCTGGCCGAGGAGGACGGCGGCTTCGGCCTTGACCCGGCCGAGGCGATGGAACCGCTGCGCATGTCCGCCGCGGTGGCGGCGCCGGTGCCGCTGGCGGAAACCATGCTGGCCAACTGGCTGCTGGCCCGTGCCGGGCTGCCGCTGGCCGAAGGTCCGGCCGCGATGGCCTTTGGCCCCGCGCGCAAGGTGCCGTTCGGCCGGCATCTGGCGCTGCTGATCATCTGCGAAGCGCGGGGGGAAAGTTGTCAGCTGTCAACTTTTTCCGTGGCCGGCGGCGACTGGCAGCACGGCTGTTCGATTGCCGGCGAACCGCGCGACGATCTGGCCAGCCTGCCCGCCCCGCTTGCCACCGCCACGCTGGCGCTGCCTCCGCAGCTGCCGCGCGCCATCGCCGCCGCCCTGCGCGCCCAGCAGATCGCCGGTGCCCTGCAATCGGTGCTGGAGATGACAACCCGCTATGCCGGCGAACGGGTGCAGTTCGGCCGCGCACTGGGGAAATTCCAGGCGATCCAGCAGTATCTGGCCACCATGGCCGCCGAAACTGCCGCCGCAGACGCCGCCGCGCAGATGGCGGCCCTTGCCCTGCCGCTGGCCGACAGCCACCCCGACCGGCTGGTCCTGCTGGCCGCCGCCGCCAAGATCCGCGCGGGCGAGGCGGCGGGCAAGGTCGCCGATCTGGCGCATCAGATCCACGGCGCCATCGGCTTCAGCCAGGAATACCCGCTGCACCCGCTGACCCGCCGCCTGTGGACCTGGCGCGACGACCACGGACGCGAGGCCGACTGGTCCGCCACCCTGGGCGCCGCCCTCTCCGGCCGCCCGCTGTGGCCGCAGATCACCGCCCTCCAATCGGACCGTTTCTGA
- a CDS encoding helix-turn-helix domain-containing protein — translation MTSYKPVTAALRVLEVLAALNRPVAKPTVAGLHEATGIDKATVVRMLETLIHAGYVLRDADQPVYRPTGKTLALSTGYDRHKVVGAILADDLAAFRQRIGWPSDVALFDQDAMLVVHSSRPPEPLNFIRASGFRAPVLVTSLGLAWLAHCPEEERAAFVARAAADPARDNDLARDPARLAARLAQVRAQGHATMDPSYSRAHYEGRFSSIGVPIMAGGRVFGAINAMHLLSALGPDEARDRLLAPLQEVAARMAVRLAERG, via the coding sequence ATGACATCCTACAAGCCGGTCACGGCAGCCCTGCGGGTGCTGGAGGTGCTGGCGGCCCTGAACCGCCCCGTCGCAAAGCCCACGGTGGCCGGCCTGCATGAGGCGACGGGCATCGACAAGGCCACCGTGGTGCGGATGCTGGAAACGCTGATCCATGCCGGCTATGTGCTGCGCGATGCCGATCAGCCGGTCTACCGGCCTACAGGCAAGACGCTGGCGCTGAGTACCGGATATGACCGACACAAGGTGGTCGGCGCCATCCTGGCCGATGATCTGGCAGCGTTCCGCCAGCGCATCGGCTGGCCGTCAGATGTGGCGCTGTTCGATCAGGATGCGATGCTGGTGGTGCATTCCTCGCGCCCGCCGGAACCGCTGAACTTCATTCGTGCCTCGGGGTTCCGCGCGCCGGTGCTGGTGACCAGCCTGGGCCTGGCCTGGCTGGCGCATTGCCCCGAGGAGGAGCGCGCGGCCTTTGTCGCGCGGGCGGCGGCCGATCCGGCGCGCGACAACGATCTGGCGCGCGATCCGGCCCGGCTGGCGGCACGGTTGGCGCAGGTGCGGGCGCAGGGCCATGCGACGATGGACCCCAGCTATTCCCGCGCGCACTATGAAGGGCGGTTTTCCAGCATCGGCGTGCCGATCATGGCCGGCGGGCGGGTGTTCGGCGCGATCAACGCCATGCATCTGCTGAGCGCGCTTGGCCCGGACGAGGCGCGCGACCGCCTGCTGGCGCCGTTGCAGGAGGTGGCGGCGCGCATGGCGGTGCGTCTGGCCGAGCGGGGCTAG